In one Rhinopithecus roxellana isolate Shanxi Qingling chromosome 1, ASM756505v1, whole genome shotgun sequence genomic region, the following are encoded:
- the PDE12 gene encoding 2',5'-phosphodiesterase 12: MWRLPGARAALRVIRTALEKLSPAEAQSQTAAGAMERAVVRCVPSEPKLSLSFALADGSHKNMQRDQSEPLGRVLSRIATNALKGHAKAAAAKKSRKSRPNASGGAACSGPGPEPAVACEPVVKLYYREEAVAEDVLNVDAWQDGAVLQIGDVKYKVERNPPAFTELQLPRYIMAGFPVCPKLSLEFGDPASSFFRWYKEAKPGAADPEVGIPSSLSSSSPSSSWTETEVEERVYTPSNADIGLRLKLHCTPGDGQRFGPSRELESVCVVEAGPGTCTFDHRHLYTKKVTEDALIRTVSYNILADTYAQTEFSRTVLYPYCAPYALELDYRQNLIQKELTGYNADVICLQEVDRAVFSDSLVPALEAFGLEGVFRIKQHEGLATFYRKSKFSLLSQHDISFYEALESDPLHKELLEKLVLYPSAQEKVLQRSSVLQVSVLQSTKDSSKRICVANTHLYWHPKGGYIRLIQMAVALAHIRHVSCDLYPGIPVIFCGDFNSTPSTGMYHFVINGSIPEDHEDWASNGEEERCNMSLTHFFKLKSACGEPAYTNYVGGFHGCLDYIFIDLNALEVEQVIPLPSHEEVTTHQALPSVSHPSDHIALVCDLKWK; encoded by the exons ATGTGGAGGCTCCCAGGCGCCCGCGCCGCGCTTCGGGTGATCCGGACGGCGCTGGAGAAGCTGAGCCCGGCTGAAGCGCAGAGCCAGACAGCGGCGGGAGCGATGGAGCGCGCTGTAGTGCGCTGTGTACCCTCGGAACCCAAGCTGAGCCTGTCATTCGCTTTGGCTGATGGCAGCCACAAGAACATGCAGCGCGACCAAAGCGAGCCGCTGGGTCGAGTCCTCAGCCGCATCGCTACCAATGCCCTAAAGGGTCACGCTAAGGCGGCCGCCGCCAAGAAGAGCAGGAAGAGCCGGCCGAATGCGAGCGGCGGTGCGGCCTGTTCAGGGCCGGGGCCCGAGCCGGCTGTGGCCTGCGAGCCGGTGGTGAAGCTGTACTACCGGGAAGAGGCAGTGGCTGAGGACGTGCTCAACGTGGATGCCTGGCAAGACGGCGCGGTGCTGCAGATCGGCGATGTTAAGTACAAGGTGGAGCGCAACCCGCCCGCCTTCACCGAACTGCAGTTGCCGCGCTACATCATGGCCGGGTTCCCTGTGTGCCCCAAACTCAGCCTTGAATTTGGGGATCCCGCAAGCTCCTTTTTCCGCTGGTATAAGGAAGCCAAGCCCGGAGCGGCGGATCCCGAGGTCGGTATCCCCTCGTCATTGTCTTCCTCCTCACCTTCTTCTTCTTGGACTGAGACTGAGGTGGAGGAGCGTGTCTACACCCCGTCCAATGCTGACATCGGGCTAAGGCTCAAACTTCATTGCACCCCAGGCGATGGGCAGCGCTTTGGGCCCAGCCGGGAGttggaaagtgtgtgtgtggtagaggcTGGTCCTGGCACCTGCACTTTTGACCACCGGCATCTCTACACGAAGAAGGTGACGGAGGACGCTCTCATCCGCACTGTCTCTTACAACATCCTGGCAGACACGTATGCGCAGACTGAGTTCTCGCGAACAGTCCTGTACCCATACTGTGCCCCCTACGCCCTGGAGCTCGACTACCGCCAGAACCTTATCCAGAAGGAACTTACCGGCTACAACGCCGATGTCATCTGTTTGCAGGAGGTTGACCGCGCAGTGTTTTCTGACAGCTTGGTACCCGCCCTAGAGGCCTTCGGGCTCGAGGGAGTGTTTCGAATCAAGCAGCACGAAGGCCTGGCCACTTTCTACCGAAAGTCTAAGTTCAGCCTTCTTAGTCAGCATGACATTTCATTCTACGAAGCCCTCGAATCCGACCCACTTCACAAAGAACTGCTGGAGAAACTAGTTTTGTACCCATCAGCGCAGGAGAAGGTGCTCCAGAGATCTTCTGTTCTTCAG GTTTCAGTTCTTCAGTCTACAAAGGACTCTTCTAAAAGGATATGTGTTGCTAATACCCATCTTTACTGGCATCCTAAAG GTGGGTATATTCGCCTCATTCAAATGGCAGTAGCCTTGGCTCACATTAGACATGTATCATGTGATCTGTATCCCGGCATACCAGTTATATTTTGTGGGGACTTTAATAGTACACCATCAACAGGAATGTATCATTTTGTCATCAATGGCAGCATTCCAGAGGATCATGAAGACTGGGCTTCCAATGGGGAGGAGGAAAGATGCAACATGTCTCTTACGCATTTCTTCAAGCTGAAAAGTGCTTGTGGTGAACCTGCTTACACAAATTATGTTGGTGGCTTTCATGGATGTCTAGATTACATTTTCATTGACTTAAACGCTTTAGAGGTTGAACAGGTGATTCCATTACCTAGTCATGAAGAAGTTACCACCCACCAGGCCTTACCTAGTGTTTCCCATCCCTCTGATCACATAGCACTTGTATgtgatttaaaatggaaatag